Proteins encoded within one genomic window of Pedobacter africanus:
- a CDS encoding lycopene cyclase domain-containing protein — translation MKPYTYLLINFLTVIVCFIFSFDKRIQFYKHFPAFFKAALLVAVPFIAWDIYFTKMGVWWFNTGYTTGITLFSLPAEEWLFFICIPFSCVFTYFCIDKFFDLSWADAFNTIIVFVSVITLTLIALLHYDKIYTFVTAAATTLTLIFLHFFVRAQWIGKASLVFFILMLGFLPVNGVLTGTGLEAPIVNYNPRAFLNIRILTIPLEDAVYGYTQFLLNIYFFKRMSNQLIKK, via the coding sequence ATGAAGCCTTACACCTATTTGCTGATCAATTTTCTTACTGTGATCGTATGTTTCATTTTTTCATTCGATAAAAGAATACAATTCTACAAACACTTTCCTGCTTTTTTTAAAGCAGCTTTACTGGTAGCGGTTCCCTTCATAGCCTGGGATATTTATTTTACCAAGATGGGTGTCTGGTGGTTCAATACTGGCTATACAACCGGTATAACTTTATTCAGCCTACCGGCTGAAGAATGGTTGTTTTTTATTTGCATTCCATTTTCCTGTGTCTTTACTTATTTCTGTATCGACAAGTTTTTTGATCTGAGCTGGGCCGATGCATTTAATACCATCATTGTGTTCGTTAGTGTAATCACTTTAACCTTAATTGCCTTATTGCATTACGATAAGATCTACACCTTTGTAACTGCTGCAGCTACCACTTTAACACTTATTTTTCTACACTTTTTTGTAAGGGCACAATGGATTGGTAAAGCTTCGCTGGTATTTTTCATTTTAATGTTAGGTTTCCTTCCGGTAAACGGGGTACTCACCGGTACCGGACTGGAGGCGCCTATTGTAAATTACAATCCCAGGGCCTTCCTTAACATCCGTATACTTACCATCCCGCTGGAAGACGCCGTATATGGTTATACACAGTTCCTGCTCAATATTTATTTCTTTAAGCGCATGTCGAACCAGTTAATAAAAAAATAG
- a CDS encoding sterol desaturase family protein, whose product MNFITTLLTFISMEAATWLIHKYVMHGFLWVLHRDHHDHSTEGPLEKNDYFFIIFALPAIALMYTGSINHFSALFYIGLGITLYGMAYFFVHDIFIHQRIRFLRETQNPYLLAIRRAHKQHHKHVVKHHGECFGFLWVPPKYFRMYFNKNKK is encoded by the coding sequence ATGAATTTTATCACAACACTATTGACGTTTATATCGATGGAGGCTGCCACCTGGCTCATCCACAAATATGTGATGCACGGCTTTTTATGGGTCTTACATCGCGATCACCATGACCACAGCACCGAGGGACCGCTTGAAAAAAATGATTATTTCTTTATCATCTTTGCTTTACCTGCCATTGCACTCATGTATACAGGCTCCATAAACCATTTCAGTGCCCTGTTTTACATTGGTCTTGGAATAACGCTGTATGGGATGGCCTATTTTTTTGTGCATGACATCTTTATACATCAGCGTATCAGGTTCCTGCGTGAGACGCAAAACCCTTACCTGCTGGCCATCAGACGGGCCCATAAGCAGCATCATAAGCATGTGGTAAAACATCACGGAGAATGCTTTGGTTTTCTGTGGGTTCCTCCAAAATATTTCAGAATGTATTTTAACAAAAATAAAAAATGA
- a CDS encoding phytoene/squalene synthase family protein → MKKLFDELSYKVSETVTQKYSTSFSLGILALKSAIRPAIYAIYGYVRLADEIVDSFHEYDKARLLERFKTETWNALDEGISLNPILQSFQETVNRFDIDRSLIEQFLHSMEMDLQQINYNSELYKEYILGSAEVVGLMCLQVFVEGNREAFERLKPYAMKLGSAFQKVNFLRDLKEDYQALGRSYFPNIQMNIFSNETKREIEHEIEAEFDEALKGIKKLPVQSRFGVYLAYKYYRSLFKKIKNTPAEKIMQQRIRIPNTEKLSLAMRSYLRYKIAVL, encoded by the coding sequence ATGAAAAAGCTATTTGATGAGTTATCTTATAAAGTAAGTGAAACCGTTACCCAAAAATACAGCACCAGCTTTTCCCTGGGTATCCTGGCTTTAAAGTCTGCTATACGCCCCGCCATTTATGCCATTTACGGGTATGTACGTCTGGCAGATGAAATCGTTGACAGTTTTCACGAATATGACAAGGCGCGCTTACTGGAGCGCTTTAAAACCGAAACCTGGAATGCTCTGGACGAAGGAATTTCACTTAACCCCATACTCCAGTCTTTTCAGGAAACAGTGAATCGTTTTGACATTGACAGATCGCTGATCGAACAATTCCTGCACAGCATGGAAATGGATCTGCAGCAAATTAATTACAATTCCGAACTTTATAAAGAGTACATCCTGGGTTCTGCAGAAGTTGTTGGCTTGATGTGCCTGCAGGTCTTTGTTGAGGGAAACAGAGAAGCCTTTGAAAGACTTAAGCCATACGCCATGAAACTAGGCTCGGCTTTTCAAAAAGTAAATTTTCTGCGAGACCTGAAAGAAGACTATCAGGCCCTGGGGCGCAGCTATTTCCCTAATATCCAAATGAATATTTTCAGCAATGAGACCAAGCGCGAAATAGAGCATGAAATTGAAGCTGAATTTGATGAGGCTTTGAAAGGTATTAAAAAATTACCCGTCCAATCCAGGTTCGGGGTATATCTTGCCTATAAATACTACCGGTCATTGTTTAAAAAGATCAAAAATACCCCGGCAGAGAAAATAATGCAGCAGCGCATCCGTATTCCCAACACAGAAAAACTTTCGCTGGCCATGCGTAGTTATTTACGATATAAAATTGCGGTGTTATGA
- a CDS encoding TonB-dependent receptor encodes MRNEIICTLLFIAISFGAYSQEKVTLSGVVTIKTNTETISGAGIFIPESRVSAATNAYGFYAITLPKGEYTIIVSCVGFENIEEHISLEENTKKNFSMLEKSKALDEVVIKHNGSASNIRKPEMSVHKLSISTIKKMPAVMGEVDILKAILQLPGVSTAQEGATGFNVRGGSVDGNLILLDEAVVYNTSHLFGFFSVFNADVIKDLKLYKGGIPANFGGRTSAVLDIYQKEGNNKEYHLMGGVGAVSSRLLAEGPIVKDKGSFVVAGRTSYAHLFLKLADNPNAVSFYDLNAKLNYKVNDNNRVFLSGYFGKDKMDFSNFFSNNYGNSFFNLRWNHIFSKNFFSNASVIYSKYDYGLKIKNVGIDWVSDIRNHNLKYNFNHLLSDKLVLNYGVNSIYYQFNPGTIKPMDATSPINADQIEKKYAWENALYISAEQKLTDKISLNYGLRYSNFQRLGEQNVNTYANNQAVVFNPGLQIYEKGTPGGTIHYNKNKRIIGFGNLEPRLAVSYAINDNQSIKASYNRMSQYIHLISNTASVSPLDIWAPSDQYLKPEILDQVALGYFRNFSSGKYALETEAFYKKIKNKADYIDGAELIANEALEQVLLNGEARAYGLELMLKKNTGKLTGWLSYTLSRAMQRTPGRNADEPGINNGEWYRANYDKTHNLSLTAAYQLTKKWSFGGIFSYQTGKAATYPIGKYQYQGITVANYGARNVNSLPAYHHLDLSATYLPKPESKKNWKSEWVFSIYNVYNRGNAASVMFEQNRETGLSEANRMSIFGIIPGVTYNFRF; translated from the coding sequence ATGAGAAACGAAATAATTTGTACACTGCTGTTTATAGCGATTTCATTCGGGGCCTATTCGCAGGAGAAAGTCACATTGAGTGGAGTAGTTACCATAAAAACAAACACCGAAACTATAAGCGGTGCAGGCATTTTTATTCCTGAATCAAGAGTTTCAGCAGCTACCAATGCATATGGTTTTTACGCGATCACCCTGCCCAAAGGAGAATATACAATCATTGTCAGCTGTGTAGGATTTGAGAATATTGAAGAACATATCTCTCTGGAAGAAAATACTAAGAAAAATTTTTCGATGCTTGAAAAAAGCAAAGCTTTAGATGAGGTCGTGATAAAACACAATGGTTCAGCAAGCAACATCCGAAAACCGGAAATGAGCGTGCATAAACTCTCTATCTCGACCATCAAAAAGATGCCGGCAGTTATGGGCGAAGTTGATATTTTGAAGGCTATTCTGCAGCTTCCGGGTGTTTCTACTGCACAGGAAGGAGCTACTGGCTTTAATGTTAGGGGCGGTTCGGTTGATGGCAATCTGATCTTGTTAGATGAAGCCGTTGTTTACAATACTTCACACTTGTTTGGTTTTTTCTCCGTTTTTAATGCTGACGTGATTAAAGATCTGAAATTGTATAAAGGCGGGATACCTGCTAATTTCGGTGGGCGCACTTCGGCTGTCTTGGATATTTATCAAAAAGAAGGGAACAATAAAGAATATCACCTAATGGGTGGAGTTGGGGCAGTTTCGAGCAGATTACTGGCAGAAGGCCCTATTGTAAAAGATAAAGGTTCGTTTGTAGTTGCTGGTCGCACCTCTTACGCCCATTTGTTTCTGAAACTGGCCGACAACCCTAATGCTGTTTCCTTTTATGATTTGAATGCCAAACTGAATTATAAGGTCAATGACAATAACAGGGTTTTTCTTTCAGGATATTTCGGCAAGGATAAAATGGATTTCAGCAATTTTTTCAGTAACAATTATGGAAACTCATTCTTTAATCTTCGTTGGAATCATATCTTTTCCAAGAATTTTTTTTCCAATGCATCGGTCATTTACAGTAAGTATGATTATGGCCTGAAGATAAAAAATGTTGGCATTGATTGGGTATCAGACATTCGTAATCATAATCTGAAGTACAATTTTAACCATCTCCTGTCGGATAAGCTGGTATTGAATTATGGTGTCAATTCCATCTATTATCAATTCAATCCGGGCACCATAAAACCTATGGATGCCACATCGCCGATCAATGCCGATCAGATTGAAAAAAAATATGCCTGGGAAAATGCATTGTATATCAGTGCCGAACAAAAACTCACGGATAAGATATCATTGAATTATGGACTGCGCTATAGCAATTTCCAGCGGTTGGGCGAACAGAATGTAAATACTTATGCCAATAATCAGGCAGTAGTTTTCAACCCCGGGTTACAAATTTATGAGAAAGGAACGCCCGGCGGTACAATACATTACAACAAAAACAAGAGGATCATTGGTTTTGGGAATTTAGAGCCTCGGTTGGCAGTTAGTTATGCCATCAATGACAATCAATCCATTAAGGCGAGTTACAACCGGATGAGCCAGTATATCCATTTAATTTCCAACACAGCTTCCGTCTCTCCGCTTGATATATGGGCACCGAGCGACCAATATCTGAAACCAGAAATTCTTGACCAGGTTGCATTGGGCTATTTCAGAAATTTCAGCAGTGGAAAATATGCTTTGGAAACTGAAGCTTTTTACAAGAAAATCAAAAACAAAGCAGATTACATTGACGGGGCCGAATTGATTGCCAACGAGGCCCTAGAACAGGTATTGCTAAACGGGGAAGCAAGGGCTTACGGACTGGAGTTGATGCTCAAGAAAAATACAGGAAAGCTGACCGGCTGGCTTTCTTACACGCTATCCAGGGCAATGCAACGTACGCCGGGAAGAAATGCGGATGAGCCTGGTATCAACAATGGCGAATGGTACCGGGCCAATTATGATAAAACACATAACCTTTCACTTACAGCCGCTTATCAATTAACGAAAAAGTGGAGTTTTGGGGGCATTTTTAGCTACCAGACCGGGAAAGCAGCAACCTATCCCATCGGCAAATATCAGTACCAGGGAATTACGGTTGCGAATTACGGAGCGCGAAATGTCAACTCGCTTCCGGCTTATCATCATCTGGACCTATCGGCCACCTACCTGCCAAAGCCCGAAAGCAAAAAAAACTGGAAAAGTGAGTGGGTATTCAGCATTTACAATGTTTACAACCGGGGTAATGCTGCATCTGTTATGTTTGAACAAAACAGGGAGACGGGGCTGAGCGAAGCAAATAGAATGTCAATTTTCGGTATCATCCCGGGTGTAACTTACAATTTCAGATTCTAA
- a CDS encoding DUF4249 domain-containing protein, with amino-acid sequence MKIILKYLVVSCCFFLLSCTKVIEIDLETAEPKLVIDASIDWVKGTTGSAQKIKLSTTTGYYSTIFPTVSGAEIVVTNSANAVFSFIESPGTGEYICSNFHPVIGETYTLKIVLNGEIYAATETCMGVPNIENKIEQNNNGGFGGDEVEITYYYQDNGNEENYYLHRIISPVSTFPDYKAIDDEKTQGNLMQEYFSDKDLKAGDLINIRLYGISRRYYDYFRKVLAASGSGNGPFQIIPGSVRGNVVNQTHFANFAYGYFRVSEVEVKDFVCK; translated from the coding sequence ATGAAAATTATACTTAAATATCTGGTTGTTTCCTGCTGTTTTTTTCTTCTGTCCTGCACAAAGGTGATAGAGATTGACTTGGAAACGGCCGAACCTAAATTGGTCATTGACGCATCGATTGATTGGGTAAAGGGTACAACCGGCAGTGCGCAAAAAATCAAACTTTCTACCACAACAGGATATTACAGTACAATATTTCCAACAGTTTCTGGAGCTGAAATAGTGGTCACAAATTCAGCAAATGCTGTCTTTAGTTTTATAGAAAGTCCTGGCACGGGAGAATATATCTGCTCCAATTTTCATCCGGTTATCGGGGAAACTTATACCTTAAAAATAGTTTTAAATGGAGAAATCTATGCCGCAACCGAAACTTGTATGGGTGTACCGAATATTGAAAATAAAATTGAACAGAATAATAACGGCGGATTTGGAGGTGATGAAGTGGAAATTACCTACTACTATCAGGATAATGGCAATGAGGAAAATTACTATCTACACCGTATTATATCACCTGTATCAACGTTTCCGGATTATAAAGCGATAGATGACGAGAAAACCCAAGGCAATTTAATGCAGGAATATTTTTCTGATAAAGACCTGAAGGCCGGAGATTTGATAAACATCAGGTTGTATGGCATTTCCAGAAGATATTACGATTATTTCAGAAAGGTGTTAGCAGCATCCGGGTCTGGGAACGGGCCATTTCAGATAATACCTGGTTCGGTGCGGGGGAATGTCGTCAATCAGACCCATTTTGCAAACTTTGCTTATGGATATTTCCGGGTATCGGAAGTGGAGGTAAAAGATTTCGTATGTAAATAA
- a CDS encoding sensor histidine kinase codes for MNDFPHQQFTNENSLFRFLISPDRRIFRHLLLIVFIGAVLLNSRSEIDNPIAIFVYFILLFYVNMYLLVPKLLSRNKNIEYCLSVLSIIVVVAVCGYFFNPFDKDHGLNIPLFSFLTVLLLAASSSIKLFQKGMTDKQLIYELEQSKTYAELEQLKNQINPHFLFNMLNNANVLTKKDPEKASQVLMKLSDLLRYQLYDSARDKVLLTSDIHFLEDFLNLEKVRRDSFDFLISKEGDLSGIQIPPLLLVSFVENAVKHNNDVTRTSYVNLYFDVRNDELFFKCINSKSMLKSINDTGGLGLANVKRRLELLFPATHRLNIEEDTEWYCVTLTLKL; via the coding sequence ATGAATGACTTTCCTCATCAGCAGTTCACTAACGAAAACTCACTTTTTCGTTTCCTGATTTCACCTGACCGCAGGATATTCCGGCACCTGCTGCTCATTGTTTTTATTGGAGCCGTATTGTTGAACAGCAGATCCGAGATTGACAACCCGATAGCGATATTTGTATATTTTATTCTATTGTTCTATGTAAATATGTACCTGCTGGTGCCAAAACTTTTGTCCAGGAACAAGAATATCGAATACTGCTTATCTGTGCTCAGCATCATTGTTGTAGTGGCAGTTTGTGGTTATTTTTTCAATCCTTTTGACAAAGACCATGGGCTGAATATCCCGCTTTTTTCCTTTCTTACCGTGCTGTTGCTGGCCGCTTCCTCCTCTATAAAACTGTTTCAAAAGGGAATGACAGATAAGCAATTGATCTACGAACTGGAACAATCTAAAACCTATGCAGAATTGGAACAATTGAAAAACCAGATCAACCCCCATTTTTTATTTAACATGCTAAACAATGCCAATGTGCTTACAAAGAAAGACCCCGAAAAAGCCTCGCAGGTTTTAATGAAGTTGAGCGATTTACTGCGCTATCAACTTTATGACAGCGCAAGAGATAAGGTGTTGCTGACCTCAGATATCCATTTCCTAGAGGATTTTTTAAACCTGGAAAAAGTACGGCGGGATAGTTTTGATTTCCTGATTTCAAAAGAGGGAGATTTGAGCGGCATACAAATTCCTCCCTTGCTACTTGTTTCGTTCGTTGAAAATGCGGTGAAGCACAATAACGATGTCACAAGAACCTCTTATGTAAACCTGTATTTTGATGTCAGAAATGATGAACTTTTCTTTAAATGCATCAATTCCAAATCTATGCTTAAATCCATCAATGATACAGGCGGATTGGGCTTGGCAAATGTTAAACGAAGACTGGAGCTTTTGTTCCCTGCAACACACCGTTTAAACATAGAAGAAGACACGGAATGGTATTGCGTAACCTTAACCCTAAAGCTATGA
- a CDS encoding helix-turn-helix domain-containing protein, with protein MGFELRNDSKAFKMAFDENDINNQGFKEDTFKIDIPFGQLRAKQWLFDGIRILYSETDLDKPAELDWKGDTEQITMHFNLQGRTSIKQDGMGNSFELNGNQHNLFYGTKAEGKMKFDELHMKSFMIQFEKDSFLAISKDGNESLKQFADKIVSGTPVAFSNANLNIDLPLQTCIYSILNCDYLGGLKRLFLLSKTIELLVLQAESFHNFQKSKSEYVKHDYDKERIVFARDYLVKNMESPPTLVELAKIAGINEYKLKRGFKEMFNQTAFSYLSDLRLELAKKDLLEGKKQATEIAFKLGYCSLQHFSNAFKKKYSISPSQVKY; from the coding sequence ATGGGATTTGAGTTAAGAAATGACAGCAAGGCATTTAAAATGGCCTTCGATGAAAATGATATCAATAATCAGGGTTTTAAAGAAGACACCTTTAAAATAGATATCCCTTTTGGACAATTAAGGGCTAAACAATGGCTTTTTGATGGCATCAGAATCCTGTACTCCGAAACTGATCTTGACAAACCAGCCGAACTGGATTGGAAAGGAGATACAGAGCAGATAACCATGCACTTTAATTTGCAGGGAAGAACTTCTATAAAACAGGATGGAATGGGCAATTCCTTTGAGTTGAACGGGAACCAACATAATTTATTCTATGGCACCAAAGCCGAAGGCAAAATGAAGTTTGATGAACTGCACATGAAATCATTTATGATTCAATTTGAAAAGGATTCTTTTTTGGCGATATCAAAAGATGGAAATGAATCACTTAAGCAATTTGCAGACAAAATAGTTTCGGGAACACCCGTAGCTTTTTCGAATGCTAATCTAAATATTGATCTGCCTTTACAGACCTGTATTTATTCGATTTTGAACTGTGACTATTTGGGAGGGTTAAAGCGGTTATTTTTGCTTTCTAAAACGATTGAACTACTTGTTTTGCAGGCGGAATCATTTCATAACTTTCAAAAATCAAAATCTGAATACGTCAAACATGATTACGACAAAGAACGGATTGTATTTGCCCGCGATTATTTAGTCAAAAATATGGAGTCGCCGCCTACGCTGGTAGAATTGGCAAAAATAGCAGGGATAAATGAATACAAACTGAAGCGGGGGTTTAAAGAGATGTTTAATCAAACAGCTTTTTCTTATTTATCTGACTTGCGTTTGGAGCTGGCAAAAAAAGATTTACTGGAAGGCAAAAAACAAGCTACTGAAATCGCATTTAAATTGGGGTACTGCTCATTGCAGCACTTCAGTAATGCATTCAAGAAAAAGTACAGCATTAGTCCAAGCCAGGTGAAGTATTGA
- a CDS encoding FAD-dependent oxidoreductase, which produces MHKTAIIIGAGVAGPILALQLKKIGFESEIFESRSEYNTKEGAFLGLTPNGLNVLKEFVDLEALKEDYTPGSMKFFNSKGKQIAELGTAYQKQQYGVETIQLKRSNLNKYARKAAIDAGITIRYNKKFIGYDETNEQITARFVDGTKATGDIMIGCDGMFSEVRNQLFPEAAVLRYTKLISTGGYAKIPELSKPLDSIRMTFGERGFFAYSVSDKGEVWWFNNYFRAQEPKPQKIEQTLKTEIQDHLANVHRNDDPLFSKIIKNSHEIIAYPIYDVPKLSHWYKGRVCLIGDAAHGISPHIGQGASLALEDTAVIADLLKSYDDYRIAFQMFQSERQPRVEKVIKSARKIGNTKTKTNPIAAWFRDRLIGFFICKQIQQLDWIYGWTYLHTKSFTSTSDTRKYP; this is translated from the coding sequence ATGCATAAAACAGCAATCATCATAGGGGCCGGTGTTGCGGGCCCAATACTGGCTTTACAACTAAAAAAAATAGGTTTTGAGTCTGAAATATTTGAATCAAGATCAGAATACAATACAAAAGAGGGCGCCTTTTTAGGGCTCACTCCTAATGGCCTGAATGTATTGAAAGAATTTGTTGATTTGGAAGCGCTTAAAGAAGATTACACTCCGGGCTCAATGAAATTTTTCAACTCCAAGGGAAAACAAATAGCAGAACTGGGTACGGCTTACCAGAAACAGCAATATGGTGTAGAAACAATTCAGCTAAAACGCTCAAATCTTAATAAATATGCCCGGAAAGCAGCCATTGACGCCGGCATAACCATAAGGTACAACAAAAAATTTATCGGATATGATGAAACAAATGAACAGATAACGGCTCGCTTTGTAGACGGAACAAAAGCCACCGGAGATATTATGATTGGCTGTGATGGAATGTTTTCTGAGGTCAGAAACCAATTGTTCCCTGAAGCAGCCGTACTCAGGTACACAAAACTGATCTCTACCGGTGGTTATGCAAAGATTCCTGAACTTTCAAAACCGCTGGATTCCATACGGATGACCTTTGGCGAAAGGGGATTTTTTGCGTATTCAGTTTCTGACAAGGGCGAAGTCTGGTGGTTCAATAATTACTTCAGAGCGCAGGAACCAAAGCCACAGAAAATTGAGCAAACACTAAAGACTGAAATCCAGGACCATTTAGCAAATGTTCATAGGAACGATGATCCTTTATTTTCCAAAATCATCAAAAACAGTCATGAAATTATTGCTTACCCTATTTATGATGTCCCAAAGCTTTCGCACTGGTATAAAGGCCGGGTTTGTCTCATTGGAGATGCTGCACATGGCATTTCTCCACATATCGGACAGGGGGCGTCACTCGCATTAGAAGATACAGCTGTAATTGCTGACTTATTAAAATCATATGATGACTATAGAATAGCGTTTCAGATGTTTCAATCCGAGCGCCAGCCCAGGGTAGAAAAAGTAATAAAAAGCGCGAGAAAAATAGGCAATACCAAAACTAAGACAAATCCAATAGCTGCATGGTTCCGCGACCGTTTAATTGGTTTCTTTATTTGCAAGCAAATTCAGCAGCTCGACTGGATTTATGGCTGGACTTATTTACATACGAAATCTTTTACCTCCACTTCCGATACCCGGAAATATCCATAA
- a CDS encoding biliverdin-producing heme oxygenase produces MLSNTIKEATREAHQDLEKKVILKMKSIRSDSDYADFLKHFYAYFNAVEQRIAPYITSELLPDRAARRNSSYLKKDIEELGANVSELPAVKVPEITNTIQALGALYVMEGSIMGGPIIVKMLEKFGITRGISFFSGYGEATGQMWGNFVAIMNAQAGDAIEEQQAVDAANATFSNFGSVFGVLAVA; encoded by the coding sequence ATGCTAAGCAATACAATTAAAGAAGCGACCAGAGAAGCACACCAGGACCTTGAAAAAAAAGTAATACTGAAAATGAAATCCATTCGCAGCGATTCAGATTATGCCGATTTCTTAAAGCACTTTTATGCCTATTTTAATGCGGTAGAGCAGAGAATTGCACCATATATCACATCCGAATTGTTGCCCGATCGCGCCGCGCGCCGCAACTCTTCCTATCTGAAAAAGGACATTGAGGAGTTGGGCGCAAATGTAAGTGAGCTTCCCGCTGTAAAGGTCCCTGAAATCACTAACACCATTCAGGCACTGGGTGCGCTTTATGTAATGGAAGGTTCGATCATGGGTGGACCCATTATCGTAAAAATGCTGGAGAAATTTGGCATCACCAGGGGTATTTCCTTCTTTTCAGGATATGGTGAAGCTACCGGACAAATGTGGGGCAATTTTGTAGCAATCATGAACGCACAGGCGGGCGATGCTATAGAAGAGCAGCAGGCTGTTGATGCAGCCAATGCAACATTCTCCAATTTTGGATCCGTATTTGGAGTTCTGGCTGTGGCCTGA
- a CDS encoding LytR/AlgR family response regulator transcription factor produces MNCIVIDDEPLAREAVEILVNQTEGLDLIGLFNSPETAVSFIESHTVELIFLDIQMPGINGIEFARTIPKETFVIFTTAYSEFATDSYEVDAIDYLIKPLKLERFQKAIEKARSYSKLFKTDYTNNNIEKVADDFFFVKADRRIFKVYFNNILFIQGLKDYVVMHSENQKVITAMNIKTIYDQLPKDIFVRVSKSYVINVKHISSMDNNTVYIGTNEIPIGNIYRDFFFNEFVTKKMVNR; encoded by the coding sequence ATGAACTGTATTGTTATAGATGATGAACCATTGGCAAGAGAAGCCGTAGAGATCCTGGTTAACCAAACAGAGGGTTTAGATTTAATTGGTTTGTTCAACAGCCCTGAAACCGCAGTAAGTTTTATAGAAAGCCATACCGTTGAATTGATCTTTCTTGACATACAAATGCCTGGAATTAATGGAATTGAATTTGCCAGAACCATTCCGAAAGAAACATTTGTGATTTTTACAACCGCCTATTCTGAATTTGCTACAGACAGCTACGAAGTAGATGCTATCGACTACCTGATAAAGCCCTTAAAATTGGAGCGTTTTCAAAAGGCGATTGAAAAAGCCCGCAGTTATTCCAAATTATTCAAAACAGATTATACCAATAATAACATCGAAAAGGTAGCAGATGATTTTTTCTTTGTGAAGGCAGACCGAAGAATTTTTAAAGTCTATTTCAATAACATACTTTTTATTCAGGGTTTAAAAGATTATGTCGTTATGCACAGCGAAAATCAAAAAGTAATTACGGCCATGAATATCAAAACTATCTACGATCAATTGCCAAAAGATATATTTGTAAGGGTAAGCAAGTCCTATGTCATCAATGTTAAGCATATCAGTTCTATGGATAACAATACAGTTTACATAGGTACAAACGAAATCCCTATAGGCAATATCTATAGGGATTTCTTTTTCAATGAGTTTGTGACAAAAAAAATGGTGAACAGGTAA